CGGCGCGCCGCAAAGCGGGCCGCATTTGAGCCCTGCGGAGTGCAGTGACCTGGCCGCGCTGAAAAGCAATCCGTCGCCGACGAAGGCGCAACGACAAAGCGAGCTTTCAGCTCTGAGGAAGGCGGGCTACGACCCGGCGCCCTGGAACGACGACCCGAACT
This genomic window from Paraburkholderia acidiphila contains:
- a CDS encoding DUF4148 domain-containing protein, whose product is METLSRNCATLAALALMLMGCATAGAPQSGPHLSPAECSDLAALKSNPSPTKAQRQSELSALRKAGYDPAPWNDDPNYPDDLHAAQRLVDHWFQTDCQQAQPG